The Spirosoma radiotolerans genome has a window encoding:
- a CDS encoding TonB-dependent receptor domain-containing protein yields the protein MKKIVLSVCVVTALLTAPTIVRAQFPTMPGGAQQPAAVIPGTSSDTSPRGNAKLTGVVTDSTTGKPVEFASIALINAETKKPIDGTVADDKGKFTLTKLPQGDFQLLISFVGYRNKTISSLKLDRKGDINLGNIKLGADVRTLKEVEVVGQASLVEEKVDRLVYNADKDITAKGGDATDVMRKVPLLSVDLDGNVSLRGSSNVRVLINNKPSTIVASSVADALKQIPADMIKTVEVITSPSAKYDAEGSAGIINIITKKTTLQGFTLNIDSGVGNRGSNLGLNGNLRTGKMGFSLSGFGRANYNVIGNFANTQKTFGSTGTTTTDQTADTRNHSLFGQYTLGWDYDISKTSSITASLRYGARNNYQNQDNFFTRTLSPSSYFPIVSDRNVLTKDLSGTVDANIDYTRTFAKPQQELSVSAQFSRNNRNNDFTADILNTTDFSTITARQQNLNNSFNQESTIQGDYQTPIGKNQLLEFGGKGIFRQVQSAFSYRLGSGTGELITDPTRPGNTLNYDQSIGAGYVSYTLTTKNKYTIKAGTRYEHTVINANYSQNQPGEQGGAAGQDLGIPSYSNLVPSINISKSLKGGKTIKLAYNRRLQRPGIQFLNPNVNTSNPTNITKGNPLLSPELTDNLEFSTSAYIKSVYLNVALFARQTNNSITSVRDTITTGAGQVTNPTLAQAIQTTYLNIGRESAYGTNVFGNATFFSKWQIGGGFDLYYSYLTNNNAGSVYNATNSGWVTTGRFFTNLTLKNGWGVQGFGFIRGKQIQLQGYQGGFAFYSIGLKKDLKDKRGSFGIAAENFFSHPFTIKSESSSPIFAQSSTTNLYNAGVRVNFSYKLGKLSFDAPQRQKKSVNNDDVKGGEGGGDQPQQPAPTGGGARRPR from the coding sequence ATGAAGAAAATAGTACTTTCTGTATGTGTTGTCACTGCTTTGTTAACGGCCCCAACTATCGTTCGGGCGCAGTTTCCAACGATGCCGGGTGGCGCCCAGCAACCGGCGGCCGTCATCCCCGGCACGTCGAGCGATACATCACCTCGTGGCAACGCAAAGCTTACCGGTGTGGTGACAGATTCGACAACGGGTAAGCCCGTTGAATTTGCCAGTATTGCCCTGATTAACGCCGAAACGAAAAAGCCAATCGACGGAACGGTGGCGGATGACAAGGGTAAGTTCACCCTCACCAAATTGCCACAGGGCGACTTTCAACTCCTCATCTCGTTTGTCGGGTATCGCAACAAAACCATCTCAAGCCTTAAACTCGATCGCAAAGGGGATATTAATCTGGGGAATATCAAACTGGGCGCTGATGTTCGTACACTGAAAGAGGTTGAAGTGGTTGGACAGGCTTCGTTAGTCGAGGAAAAAGTGGATCGCTTAGTCTATAACGCTGACAAAGACATTACGGCCAAAGGGGGCGACGCAACCGATGTCATGCGTAAAGTGCCGCTGTTGTCCGTCGACCTGGATGGTAACGTTAGCCTGAGAGGCAGCAGCAACGTGCGGGTGTTGATCAACAACAAACCTTCCACCATTGTGGCCAGCAGCGTTGCCGACGCGTTGAAGCAGATCCCGGCCGACATGATCAAAACCGTTGAGGTTATTACCAGCCCATCGGCAAAATACGACGCTGAAGGGTCGGCGGGGATTATTAACATCATCACCAAGAAAACGACCCTGCAGGGCTTTACGCTGAACATCGATTCGGGAGTAGGTAACCGGGGAAGTAATCTGGGGCTGAACGGGAACCTGCGGACGGGTAAAATGGGCTTTAGCCTGAGTGGTTTCGGACGGGCCAACTACAACGTAATCGGAAATTTTGCCAATACACAAAAAACATTTGGCAGCACCGGAACGACCACTACCGACCAAACGGCGGATACCCGCAACCACAGCCTCTTTGGGCAGTATACCCTCGGTTGGGATTATGACATCAGCAAGACCAGCTCGATTACGGCCAGCCTGCGGTATGGCGCCCGGAATAACTACCAGAATCAGGACAACTTCTTCACCCGCACGCTCTCGCCAAGCTCCTATTTTCCCATCGTGTCGGACCGGAATGTGCTGACCAAAGATCTGTCTGGAACGGTCGATGCAAACATCGATTATACCCGCACTTTTGCCAAACCACAGCAGGAGCTAAGTGTGTCGGCGCAGTTTAGCCGTAACAATCGTAACAACGATTTCACGGCCGATATTCTGAATACGACTGATTTTTCGACCATTACGGCCCGTCAGCAGAATCTTAATAACAGCTTTAACCAGGAATCGACGATTCAGGGCGATTACCAGACACCGATTGGCAAGAATCAACTGCTCGAATTTGGGGGCAAAGGCATATTTCGGCAGGTCCAAAGCGCCTTCAGCTACCGGCTGGGCAGCGGAACAGGCGAATTGATAACCGATCCGACACGTCCCGGCAATACACTGAACTATGACCAGAGCATCGGTGCCGGTTATGTATCGTATACCCTGACCACCAAGAACAAGTACACCATAAAGGCGGGCACGCGTTACGAACACACGGTGATCAACGCAAACTACAGCCAGAATCAGCCGGGTGAGCAGGGGGGAGCTGCTGGTCAGGATCTGGGTATTCCAAGTTACAGCAATCTGGTGCCTAGTATCAATATTTCGAAGTCGTTGAAAGGCGGGAAGACGATCAAGCTGGCGTACAACCGTCGACTGCAACGGCCGGGAATTCAATTCCTGAACCCGAACGTGAACACCTCGAACCCAACCAATATTACAAAAGGGAACCCCTTGCTGTCGCCCGAGTTAACAGATAACCTTGAGTTTAGTACGAGCGCTTACATCAAGAGCGTTTACCTGAACGTGGCCTTATTTGCCCGACAAACGAACAACTCCATCACCAGCGTTCGTGATACGATTACGACCGGTGCCGGACAAGTGACCAACCCGACGCTGGCGCAGGCGATCCAAACGACCTACCTGAACATTGGTCGCGAATCGGCGTACGGAACAAACGTTTTTGGTAACGCCACCTTCTTCTCGAAGTGGCAGATTGGCGGGGGCTTCGATCTATATTATTCCTACCTGACCAACAACAATGCGGGCTCGGTGTATAATGCAACTAATTCGGGATGGGTGACGACAGGCCGTTTCTTCACCAACTTAACACTGAAAAACGGTTGGGGTGTTCAGGGCTTTGGCTTCATTCGGGGTAAGCAAATTCAGCTACAGGGCTACCAGGGCGGGTTTGCTTTCTACAGCATTGGTCTCAAGAAAGATCTGAAAGACAAACGGGGTAGCTTCGGCATTGCGGCCGAAAACTTCTTCAGCCATCCGTTCACTATTAAGTCGGAATCGTCGTCGCCTATTTTTGCGCAGAGCAGTACCACAAACCTGTACAATGCGGGCGTACGGGTCAACTTTAGCTATAAACTGGGTAAGCTCAGTTTCGATGCCCCACAGCGTCAGAAGAAATCGGTTAACAACGACGACGTGAAAGGTGGCGAAGGCGGTGGCGATCAGCCACAACAGCCAGCACCGACGGGTGGTGGCGCTCGCCGACCTCGCTAA
- a CDS encoding SOS response-associated peptidase codes for MCFHKSLNASASELEDRYQAALPPSAGFQPIYHANAYNLPAWPIVTRQEPGKLQLIRWGLIPNWTRSQDAAEEIRTKTINARSETIYEKPSFRPAAQAGRRCLIPVTGFFEWYTEKSKKYPFYISTSDQKIASIAGLWDEWPDPETGELIPTYTLLTTEANPLLAAIHNTKKRMPCVLTPDAEQAWLHDDLTEKEALALLAHQYPASRMHSYSISKRITSRTEPSDVPEVLAPANYPELSNSTQLFS; via the coding sequence ATGTGTTTCCATAAGTCACTCAATGCCAGTGCCTCCGAGTTGGAGGATCGTTATCAGGCTGCGTTGCCGCCTTCCGCTGGTTTTCAACCGATCTACCACGCCAATGCGTATAATTTACCAGCCTGGCCCATCGTAACCAGACAGGAGCCGGGCAAACTACAGCTTATTCGTTGGGGGCTTATTCCAAACTGGACCCGAAGTCAGGATGCCGCCGAGGAAATTCGTACTAAAACGATCAATGCCCGCTCCGAAACGATTTACGAAAAGCCATCTTTCCGCCCGGCCGCTCAGGCCGGCAGACGGTGTCTGATTCCGGTAACGGGCTTTTTCGAATGGTACACGGAGAAGAGCAAAAAGTATCCCTTTTACATCAGTACCAGCGATCAAAAAATCGCATCCATTGCCGGTTTGTGGGACGAATGGCCAGATCCCGAAACGGGTGAGTTAATACCAACCTACACGTTGCTGACCACCGAAGCCAATCCGCTACTCGCTGCAATTCATAACACAAAAAAACGAATGCCTTGCGTGTTGACGCCCGATGCTGAACAAGCCTGGCTACACGATGATCTGACGGAAAAAGAAGCCCTGGCGTTGCTTGCCCATCAATACCCCGCGAGCAGAATGCACAGCTACAGCATCAGCAAGCGCATTACCTCCCGAACGGAGCCAAGTGATGTACCAGAGGTCCTGGCACCAGCCAATTACCCAGAACTAAGCAATAGTACTCAATTATTTAGCTAA
- a CDS encoding PNPOx family protein: MPAPETSNYPGLSLTLPTLEQKSWQQLVTVLDNSSGETTAPGFKTMTVASRTATGADARTVVLRKVDADRKYVWFHTDVRAAKVMQFEAFPDCTLLFWDEKSQVQLRLTVETRLHTDDYVADEHWQTIGAGNRKNYLSEYRPGSEQPAPYPGFPAHLGAGLPSAEESEAGRANFAVIECRVLAMDYLQLNRSGQVRALFQYEPESKMVWLAP, encoded by the coding sequence ATGCCTGCCCCCGAAACCTCCAATTACCCCGGCCTTTCGCTTACCTTGCCTACTCTTGAACAAAAAAGCTGGCAACAACTTGTAACCGTACTCGACAACAGCTCAGGCGAGACGACCGCTCCCGGCTTCAAAACAATGACTGTTGCCTCCCGCACCGCCACCGGCGCCGATGCCCGAACGGTGGTGCTCCGAAAAGTGGACGCCGATCGAAAGTATGTCTGGTTTCATACCGACGTACGAGCAGCCAAAGTGATGCAATTTGAAGCCTTCCCCGACTGCACCTTATTATTTTGGGATGAAAAATCGCAGGTGCAACTCCGGCTGACGGTCGAAACCCGTCTTCACACAGATGACTATGTGGCCGATGAACATTGGCAAACCATAGGCGCTGGCAATCGAAAAAACTACCTGTCGGAGTACCGACCCGGTAGCGAGCAACCCGCTCCTTACCCCGGCTTTCCTGCTCATTTGGGCGCTGGCTTGCCATCAGCTGAAGAAAGCGAAGCTGGGCGTGCCAATTTTGCGGTCATTGAATGCCGGGTACTGGCAATGGATTACCTGCAACTTAATCGGAGCGGACAGGTGAGAGCGCTGTTTCAATACGAACCCGAATCAAAAATGGTGTGGCTGGCTCCGTAG